The following are from one region of the Coffea eugenioides isolate CCC68of chromosome 2, Ceug_1.0, whole genome shotgun sequence genome:
- the LOC113763772 gene encoding MADS-box transcription factor 23-like isoform X1 codes for MGRGKIVIRRIDNSTSRQVTFSKRRNGLLKKAKELAVLCDAEVGVVIFSSTSKLYEYANTSMKSVLERYSKAKEERHQLLSPLSEVKFWQREATILRQQLHNLQEIHRQLMGEELYGLSVKDLQGLENQLEMSLRGIRMKKEQILTDEIRELHRKGCLIHQENAELYKKVNFHQQEIISLHKKAYSTSNSNATHGNTITPYGFAITEEQHAPIHLQLSQPESQNFVTSEGTSESR; via the exons ATGGGAAGGGGGAAGATTGTGATCCGGAGGATCGATAACTCGACAAGCAGGCAAGTGACTTTCTCTAAGAGAAGAAATGGGCTGTTGAAGAAGGCCAAGGAGCTGGCTGTTCTCTGTGATGCAGAAGTTGGAGTTGTCATCTTCTCAAGCACTAGCAAGCTCTATGAATATGCAAACACCAG CATGAAATCCGTCTTGGAACGTTACAGCAAAGCGAAAGAAGAGCGCCATCAACTCCTTAGTCCACTATCGGAGGTCAAG TTTTGGCAAAGGGAGGCAACAATCCTCCGGCAACAATTACACAACTTGCAGGAAATTCACAG GCAATTGATGGGAGAAGAACTGTATGGCCTGAGCGTTAAAGACCTACAAGGTCTAGAGAACCAACTTGAAATGAGTTTAAGGGGCATCCGTATGAAAAAG GAACAAATACTGACTGATGAGATTCGGGAACTACATCGTAAG GGCTGCCTCATTCATCAAGAAAACGCGGAACTTTATAAGAAGGTAAACTTCCATCAACAAGAAATTATCTCATTGCATAAGAAG GCTTATAGCACGAGTAATTCCAATGCCACACATGGGAATACCATAACTCCATATGGATTTGCAATTACTGAGGAGCAACATGCTCCAATCCATCTCCAACTTAGCCAGCCTGAGTCACAGAACTTCGTGACGTCAGAGGGAACCTCAGAATCAAG GTAA
- the LOC113763772 gene encoding MADS-box transcription factor 23-like isoform X2 translates to MGRGKIVIRRIDNSTSRQVTFSKRRNGLLKKAKELAVLCDAEVGVVIFSSTSKLYEYANTSMKSVLERYSKAKEERHQLLSPLSEVKFWQREATILRQQLHNLQEIHRQLMGEELYGLSVKDLQGLENQLEMSLRGIRMKKEQILTDEIRELHRKGCLIHQENAELYKKAYSTSNSNATHGNTITPYGFAITEEQHAPIHLQLSQPESQNFVTSEGTSESR, encoded by the exons ATGGGAAGGGGGAAGATTGTGATCCGGAGGATCGATAACTCGACAAGCAGGCAAGTGACTTTCTCTAAGAGAAGAAATGGGCTGTTGAAGAAGGCCAAGGAGCTGGCTGTTCTCTGTGATGCAGAAGTTGGAGTTGTCATCTTCTCAAGCACTAGCAAGCTCTATGAATATGCAAACACCAG CATGAAATCCGTCTTGGAACGTTACAGCAAAGCGAAAGAAGAGCGCCATCAACTCCTTAGTCCACTATCGGAGGTCAAG TTTTGGCAAAGGGAGGCAACAATCCTCCGGCAACAATTACACAACTTGCAGGAAATTCACAG GCAATTGATGGGAGAAGAACTGTATGGCCTGAGCGTTAAAGACCTACAAGGTCTAGAGAACCAACTTGAAATGAGTTTAAGGGGCATCCGTATGAAAAAG GAACAAATACTGACTGATGAGATTCGGGAACTACATCGTAAG GGCTGCCTCATTCATCAAGAAAACGCGGAACTTTATAAGAAG GCTTATAGCACGAGTAATTCCAATGCCACACATGGGAATACCATAACTCCATATGGATTTGCAATTACTGAGGAGCAACATGCTCCAATCCATCTCCAACTTAGCCAGCCTGAGTCACAGAACTTCGTGACGTCAGAGGGAACCTCAGAATCAAGGTAA